Proteins co-encoded in one Acidobacteriota bacterium genomic window:
- a CDS encoding PUR family DNA/RNA-binding protein, which produces MLSEREKDNPHRENHENHVSEFWEKAISRKPQTTIVVENAYSLLYSQGGGMIAEERDMDKVIETKEFRVENKKFFFDLKENPKGRYLRITESSGGRSSIVIPEAGLKTFREMLEHFVSEKE; this is translated from the coding sequence ATGCTTTCTGAGAGAGAAAAAGATAATCCCCATCGAGAAAATCATGAAAATCATGTTTCCGAATTCTGGGAAAAGGCAATTTCTCGAAAGCCTCAAACCACGATTGTTGTTGAAAACGCGTATTCTTTATTATATAGTCAAGGAGGCGGGATGATAGCTGAGGAGAGAGACATGGATAAAGTCATTGAAACGAAAGAGTTTCGAGTTGAGAACAAGAAGTTCTTTTTCGACCTTAAGGAAAATCCCAAAGGAAGGTACTTAAGAATCACCGAATCAAGCGGGGGAAGGTCGTCCATCGTAATTCCTGAGGCCGGTCTTAAAACCTTCCGTGAAATGCTCGAGCACTTTGTCTCAGAAAAAGAGTAA
- a CDS encoding glycosyltransferase N-terminal domain-containing protein, translating to MSQKKSKGPIFYFLMILLYKFVTAFFSFIGYLSIPLLYIFSKKNHLRMLERMGFYRMPSAFHGAIWIQAASVGEVMIADKVIASMKKRHPEWNILLTVTTATGKAMAAEKIEDVALIRHFPLDFESAVRRAISSIKPVLFIMIETEIWPNLLEKMREKKIPFMIVNGRISDGGYRRYLRIRSFISSVLEGMKVACMSSRLHAERIKSFNVSDEKIKVTGNIKYDVGMPYSPEELSSFARMMGITEADTVFIGGSTAEGEDEAILDTYREMKELCQNPLLILAPRHLKRIPDIERILISRNYGFSNLSMLKSGEQERRDEIILVDTIGDLFRIYAVGKIIFVGGSLVPVGGHNIIEPAIYGKPVLFGKHMENFKEIADNFVKCGAGFQVANQKELAKKMAFLLSDDEAYRIAGANARTIVEENVGALEATVHEIEKIMADIQLQES from the coding sequence TTGTCTCAGAAAAAGAGTAAAGGGCCTATCTTCTATTTCCTGATGATCCTTCTTTATAAGTTTGTAACGGCCTTCTTTAGCTTCATCGGCTATCTCTCGATCCCGCTACTTTACATTTTCAGCAAAAAGAACCATCTCAGAATGCTTGAACGGATGGGGTTCTACAGGATGCCTTCTGCGTTTCATGGTGCCATCTGGATCCAGGCGGCTTCCGTTGGCGAAGTCATGATAGCCGATAAAGTGATTGCCTCCATGAAAAAGCGGCATCCGGAATGGAACATCCTCCTGACGGTGACGACGGCCACTGGCAAGGCAATGGCTGCAGAAAAGATCGAGGACGTCGCATTGATCAGACATTTTCCCCTCGATTTCGAAAGTGCCGTAAGGAGGGCCATTTCCTCCATCAAGCCCGTTCTCTTCATAATGATCGAGACAGAAATATGGCCCAACCTCCTGGAAAAGATGAGAGAGAAAAAAATCCCCTTCATGATTGTGAACGGCAGAATTTCCGATGGAGGGTACAGACGCTACCTTCGCATCAGGTCTTTCATATCTTCTGTTCTGGAAGGAATGAAAGTGGCATGCATGAGCTCTCGCCTTCACGCGGAGAGGATAAAAAGCTTCAACGTGAGCGACGAGAAGATCAAGGTGACGGGAAATATAAAGTACGACGTCGGCATGCCCTATTCTCCGGAGGAGCTTTCCTCGTTCGCAAGGATGATGGGAATCACGGAGGCGGATACCGTCTTCATCGGAGGAAGCACGGCAGAGGGGGAAGATGAGGCGATCCTCGATACCTATCGCGAGATGAAAGAGCTATGCCAAAATCCCTTGCTGATCCTGGCTCCGCGACATTTGAAGCGAATCCCTGACATCGAACGGATCCTCATATCAAGAAACTATGGGTTTTCAAATCTTAGCATGCTCAAAAGTGGAGAGCAGGAGAGAAGAGATGAAATCATTCTGGTTGACACCATCGGCGATCTTTTCAGAATCTACGCTGTAGGAAAGATCATCTTCGTCGGTGGGAGTCTCGTTCCGGTGGGTGGGCACAATATAATCGAACCTGCCATCTACGGCAAGCCCGTCCTGTTTGGAAAGCACATGGAAAATTTCAAAGAGATAGCAGATAATTTCGTTAAATGCGGCGCCGGCTTCCAGGTGGCCAACCAGAAGGAGCTTGCAAAAAAGATGGCATTCCTTCTAAGTGACGATGAGGCTTACAGAATCGCGGGAGCCAATGCCAGAACTATCGTCGAAGAGAATGTTGGTGCCCTTGAAGCCACTGTACATGAGATCGAAAAGATAATGGCAGATATTCAACTTCAGGAATCATGA
- the lpxK gene encoding tetraacyldisaccharide 4'-kinase — translation MRYTFNPFILAFLYIPSRLYAFLVFLRNLLYERHIFPVHKVERLVISIGNITVGGTGKTPFAAYLCQHFSGMGKRVVIVSRGYRGTKNREVLIVADGKGKILAQPAECGDEPFLLAQLLPDVAVIVSRKRSKAIKEAVSQFDPDLIILDDGFQHRAVSRDADILLIDAMDPFGNYRILPAGILREPIKNIRRASIIVITRVERDEEHITLERIIRKHNPGAAIFTSGHRITEFVRNGLISKDAVLSPSDLAHKKVYAFCGIGNPDVFIHDLENLGAHVAGKRIFRDHHSYSLKDARDIEEDARLCGAEILVTTQKDLVRIPRIENFSLPLYHARISVNVYRMEEFFSTLERFLSRPQH, via the coding sequence ATGAGATATACATTTAACCCTTTTATCCTCGCCTTTCTCTACATACCTTCCAGACTTTACGCGTTTCTGGTCTTTCTCAGAAACCTTCTCTACGAGAGACATATCTTTCCTGTCCACAAAGTCGAAAGGCTGGTGATCAGCATAGGAAATATAACTGTCGGGGGGACCGGCAAGACACCTTTCGCTGCTTATCTATGCCAGCATTTCTCCGGGATGGGGAAAAGGGTCGTCATCGTGAGCCGGGGGTACAGAGGTACTAAAAACAGAGAGGTCCTGATCGTCGCGGATGGGAAAGGGAAGATCCTCGCGCAACCCGCCGAATGCGGCGATGAACCATTTCTTCTCGCGCAACTGCTCCCCGATGTTGCAGTGATAGTCTCCAGGAAGCGATCGAAGGCAATCAAGGAAGCCGTTAGCCAGTTCGATCCTGATCTCATCATCCTTGACGATGGATTCCAGCACAGGGCCGTTTCACGGGATGCCGATATTCTTCTGATCGACGCAATGGATCCCTTCGGGAACTATCGCATCCTCCCTGCAGGGATCCTCCGGGAACCAATCAAGAACATCCGAAGAGCCAGTATCATCGTCATCACCAGGGTGGAAAGAGACGAGGAGCACATCACGCTGGAGAGGATCATAAGGAAACACAACCCCGGAGCGGCAATCTTCACTTCCGGGCATCGCATAACGGAATTCGTTAGAAATGGGCTGATTTCGAAGGATGCCGTGCTCAGCCCTTCCGATCTTGCACATAAGAAGGTCTACGCATTTTGCGGGATCGGAAATCCCGACGTATTCATCCACGACCTAGAAAACCTGGGCGCGCATGTCGCTGGAAAGAGGATTTTCAGAGACCATCACTCTTATTCCCTTAAGGATGCCAGGGATATTGAAGAAGATGCCAGGCTTTGCGGGGCTGAAATCCTCGTGACGACTCAGAAGGATCTTGTTCGGATACCCCGCATCGAGAACTTCTCTCTTCCACTTTACCATGCCAGAATCTCCGTGAATGTTTACAGGATGGAGGAGTTCTTCTCGACCCTTGAGAGGTTCCTGTCGCGGCCCCAGCATTAA
- a CDS encoding lysophospholipid acyltransferase family protein: MSGKNYSVIFTAMKKFRKARFIAEFLFFQGVASLSSILPRKVVLFIGTLFGRIIYHLDRKRKRIGMENLKMAFGGSLTPRERKKIIKKVYIQMGRCAFDVFLFPRFTKESIGKTIFYEGLENIQRAYEKKRGVFLFSAHFGNWELVAHMQGHLGFPLMLVTRPLDNPYIERKIAQKYRTLSGNGVIHKKNAVREMLKAIARGLGIAIVIDQNVREKPYVFVDFFGIPAATTPSLSLLALKTGATIIPVFSVPRDDGTYRIIYEKEVEIINTGNREKDVLDIMQTCTKIIERYVREYPHLWMWMHQRWRTKVTNSADVR, from the coding sequence TTGAGCGGGAAGAATTATTCTGTTATATTTACCGCTATGAAAAAGTTCAGGAAAGCGAGATTTATCGCTGAGTTCCTATTCTTTCAGGGAGTGGCATCGCTCTCGTCGATCTTGCCCAGGAAGGTCGTCCTGTTCATTGGCACCCTCTTCGGAAGGATTATCTACCATCTGGACAGAAAAAGGAAAAGGATCGGCATGGAAAATTTGAAGATGGCCTTCGGAGGTTCTCTCACACCCCGTGAGAGAAAGAAGATCATAAAGAAGGTTTATATTCAGATGGGAAGATGCGCCTTCGACGTCTTCCTTTTTCCAAGATTCACGAAAGAATCGATCGGGAAGACGATCTTCTATGAAGGCCTCGAGAACATCCAGAGAGCGTATGAGAAAAAAAGGGGAGTCTTTCTCTTCTCAGCTCATTTCGGGAACTGGGAACTTGTGGCCCACATGCAGGGGCATCTTGGGTTTCCTCTTATGCTCGTGACGCGCCCGCTCGATAACCCATACATCGAGAGGAAGATCGCACAGAAATACAGAACGCTCTCGGGAAATGGTGTCATTCATAAGAAGAATGCAGTCCGGGAGATGCTCAAGGCGATAGCCCGAGGGCTCGGCATTGCCATAGTAATCGATCAGAATGTGAGAGAGAAACCTTACGTATTCGTGGATTTCTTCGGCATTCCTGCCGCTACTACTCCATCGCTATCTCTCCTTGCCCTGAAGACAGGAGCCACCATTATCCCCGTATTCTCCGTCCCCAGGGATGACGGCACCTACCGGATCATCTATGAGAAAGAGGTGGAGATCATAAACACCGGGAATCGTGAAAAAGATGTGCTCGACATAATGCAGACCTGCACGAAGATAATAGAGAGATATGTTAGAGAATATCCCCACCTCTGGATGTGGATGCACCAGCGCTGGCGCACCAAAGTCACCAATAGCGCCGATGTCCGTTGA
- the gmhB gene encoding D-glycero-beta-D-manno-heptose 1,7-bisphosphate 7-phosphatase codes for MRPAIFMDRDGTVSYEVGYVNHPERYDIMPGSAEAIAKINSSGYLAIVITNQAGVARGYFREEMINAIHEKLKKLLAEKGARLDGIYYCPHHPDVGDPPYRQRCCCRKPEPGMLLQAQKELDIDLSRSYIIGDSIKDIQTGANAGVRGILVLTGYGKGEFEYGSDKWKVKPIHVAENLLDAVKWVLSGKDHEDE; via the coding sequence ATGAGACCAGCCATCTTCATGGACAGGGATGGAACGGTGAGTTATGAAGTGGGTTACGTCAATCATCCCGAGCGATACGACATCATGCCCGGAAGCGCAGAGGCCATCGCGAAGATCAATTCGTCCGGCTATCTTGCCATAGTTATCACCAATCAGGCTGGCGTCGCAAGGGGATACTTCAGGGAAGAAATGATCAACGCTATACACGAAAAGCTTAAGAAACTTCTTGCCGAAAAAGGTGCCCGTCTCGATGGTATCTACTACTGCCCTCACCATCCCGATGTTGGGGACCCCCCTTACAGGCAGCGATGCTGCTGTCGCAAACCGGAACCAGGCATGCTGCTGCAAGCGCAGAAGGAGCTGGATATCGATCTATCGAGATCGTACATCATAGGAGACAGTATCAAGGACATCCAAACCGGAGCCAATGCCGGCGTAAGAGGGATCCTGGTCCTGACGGGTTACGGGAAGGGAGAATTCGAATACGGCTCCGATAAATGGAAGGTCAAACCGATCCACGTCGCGGAGAATCTTCTCGACGCCGTGAAATGGGTCCTTTCCGGGAAAGACCATGAGGATGAATGA
- a CDS encoding PfkB family carbohydrate kinase: MPKKPDMMKLLRIIEKFKALNVAVYGDFVLDEFIYGEISRVSREAPVLILNYKHTLSVPGGGANSVNNIRSLDAHPIPVGIVGRDEAGSRLLNLFKNRGIETSLVIVEKGYDTPVKTRILAGSAHTTKQQVVRMDRAKRGFHLPSSSKKRLGRLLLKAMERSNGLLIADYDHGAVHSSLLSDAYLSSRSILTGREKDFIVTLDSRKKILEYQGVTAATPNEEEIENALNIKIGNDEERLRSEGVKLQMLLRAKALLVTRGSKGMSLFEDGRHIADIPVYGTDEVADVTGAGDTVISTFTLSLLAGGSSYESAIIANYAGGIVVMKRGTATVSRSELINAIKSDYR; the protein is encoded by the coding sequence ATGCCGAAAAAGCCGGACATGATGAAGCTTCTCAGGATCATCGAAAAATTCAAGGCTCTGAATGTGGCCGTCTATGGAGATTTCGTTCTCGACGAGTTTATCTATGGTGAGATATCGAGAGTATCGCGAGAGGCTCCGGTTCTCATCCTGAATTACAAACATACGCTTTCAGTGCCTGGAGGCGGTGCAAACTCAGTTAACAACATAAGGTCCCTCGATGCGCATCCTATCCCTGTCGGCATCGTGGGAAGGGACGAAGCCGGCTCGCGACTGCTGAACCTTTTCAAGAACCGCGGCATCGAAACGTCGCTAGTAATTGTGGAAAAGGGATACGACACTCCCGTAAAGACCAGGATCCTCGCCGGAAGCGCCCACACGACGAAGCAGCAGGTCGTCAGGATGGACAGGGCAAAGCGAGGTTTTCATCTGCCTTCATCGAGCAAGAAGAGGCTTGGGAGGCTGCTCCTGAAAGCCATGGAGAGATCGAATGGACTTTTGATCGCGGATTATGATCATGGTGCAGTTCACTCATCTCTCTTGAGCGATGCCTATTTATCTTCCAGGAGCATCCTGACAGGACGGGAAAAAGATTTCATTGTCACGCTGGATTCCAGAAAGAAGATACTTGAATATCAGGGTGTGACGGCGGCGACGCCAAATGAAGAAGAGATCGAAAACGCTCTCAACATCAAGATAGGAAATGATGAAGAAAGGCTCAGATCGGAAGGGGTGAAACTTCAGATGCTTCTCAGGGCTAAAGCTCTTCTCGTCACGAGGGGAAGCAAAGGGATGTCCCTATTCGAGGATGGAAGGCACATAGCCGATATACCAGTTTATGGAACGGATGAAGTGGCCGACGTCACTGGAGCCGGCGACACAGTCATCAGCACATTCACACTCTCGCTTCTGGCGGGAGGAAGCTCTTACGAATCAGCCATCATCGCCAACTATGCAGGTGGCATCGTTGTCATGAAGCGCGGTACCGCCACAGTTTCCCGTTCCGAACTAATCAATGCCATCAAATCCGATTACCGATAA
- a CDS encoding adenylyltransferase/cytidyltransferase family protein, with amino-acid sequence MTQRARKKILPISRLRRVINQEKRRGKKIVLANGIFDILHVGHVRYLEDAKKLGDILVVGINSDASARELKGRGRPIMNEEERAEIVAALSSVDYVTIFGEENAVPLIQTIKPHFHCKGTDYTEETVPEREAVLHHGGRVRITGDPKDHSTTYLLSRILGKKR; translated from the coding sequence ATGACACAGAGGGCGAGAAAGAAGATTCTTCCGATTAGCAGATTGAGAAGGGTCATCAATCAGGAAAAGAGAAGAGGAAAGAAGATAGTGCTGGCGAACGGGATCTTTGATATCCTGCACGTCGGACATGTGAGGTATCTAGAAGATGCAAAAAAGCTCGGAGATATACTGGTTGTCGGCATCAACAGCGACGCTTCGGCAAGGGAACTCAAGGGGAGAGGAAGGCCCATCATGAATGAGGAAGAAAGAGCCGAGATAGTCGCGGCTCTCTCCAGCGTGGATTACGTGACGATTTTCGGCGAAGAAAATGCCGTTCCTCTAATCCAGACGATCAAACCTCATTTTCATTGTAAGGGGACTGATTATACTGAAGAGACGGTCCCTGAAAGAGAAGCCGTGCTTCATCACGGCGGCAGAGTGCGCATCACCGGCGACCCGAAAGACCACTCCACGACATATCTCTTATCCAGGATTCTCGGGAAGAAGAGATAG
- a CDS encoding sialidase family protein, whose translation MNLKSGRIFEVTIIVLIFAFFSMGLIFWSPGIAEHSGEGINPRERDQSQNPPVFRPDVSGQRVFRRSSIVEEDYARKEIPAPPAALSERALEGTNVRVNVVTTGRQNETSIDYNPVDHLNLVGGANDYRNGEVDAGYYYSKDGGATWGDGTIVETTFEAQGDPAVAFCANGYVYYSFISFNRSSDDNGLFVARSTDGGATWPLVKDIVMNFGSFVPFEDKEYIACDTTNSSYKNYVYVSWTRFNIWKSTIMLSRSTDGGKSYSQPMTISDAGGVQGSVPAVGSNGEVYVIWEGSPATFYLDISTNGGKSFGTDKKVVDIVDISDSPCYRRNSFPAFDVDISSSAYRGSLYVAWSDNRNGDPDIYFTYSRDKGTTWATPKRINTDPVGNDRDQFFPWLSVDNKGRVNVIWYDARRDPGNRWLEVWGAVSRDGGQSFDTNFLISDVSFDPCLDTFLGDYNGVVATPNDRIFPLWSDLRSGEEDVYTNDTRNFDLDEVKNLAVQGKNPTELSWESQDPKFGAETNYDVISGLLGELSVDRNFSRSICLSNDVPDTPFNDTRADPQEGDGFYYLVRSQKGSSYGSFGDGTGHPNARDDLDESAPCP comes from the coding sequence ATGAATTTAAAATCAGGAAGAATATTTGAAGTAACCATCATCGTTCTGATATTTGCGTTCTTCTCTATGGGGTTGATCTTCTGGTCGCCAGGCATCGCGGAACATTCTGGAGAAGGGATAAATCCAAGAGAGAGAGACCAATCGCAGAACCCACCGGTGTTTCGTCCTGATGTGAGCGGGCAAAGGGTCTTCAGAAGGTCGTCCATCGTGGAAGAGGATTATGCCAGAAAAGAAATCCCTGCGCCACCGGCAGCTCTTTCGGAAAGAGCGTTGGAAGGAACCAATGTCCGGGTCAATGTCGTGACTACAGGCAGACAGAACGAGACCTCCATTGACTACAATCCAGTGGATCATCTGAATCTTGTTGGAGGAGCCAACGACTACCGGAACGGCGAGGTCGATGCCGGTTACTATTACAGTAAAGATGGCGGAGCTACCTGGGGAGATGGAACAATCGTTGAGACGACCTTTGAAGCCCAGGGAGACCCTGCAGTTGCCTTCTGCGCCAACGGCTATGTTTACTATTCGTTCATATCATTTAATCGAAGCTCCGATGATAATGGGTTGTTCGTTGCTCGCTCCACGGATGGTGGGGCGACATGGCCGCTGGTAAAGGATATCGTCATGAACTTCGGTTCATTCGTCCCCTTTGAGGACAAGGAGTACATCGCCTGCGATACAACGAACTCCTCCTATAAGAATTATGTTTACGTCTCCTGGACTCGATTCAACATCTGGAAGTCGACGATCATGTTATCGCGCTCGACGGATGGAGGAAAGAGCTACAGTCAACCGATGACAATCAGCGATGCCGGCGGCGTTCAAGGGTCCGTGCCAGCGGTTGGGTCGAATGGCGAGGTCTATGTCATATGGGAGGGAAGCCCGGCAACATTCTACCTTGACATCTCCACCAACGGTGGAAAGAGTTTCGGGACGGACAAAAAAGTCGTGGACATCGTGGACATTAGCGATTCTCCCTGCTATCGGAGGAACTCATTTCCTGCCTTTGACGTGGACATCAGCAGCAGCGCTTACAGAGGCTCGCTCTACGTTGCATGGTCGGACAACAGGAACGGAGACCCGGACATCTACTTCACGTATTCGAGGGATAAAGGAACGACATGGGCAACGCCGAAGAGGATCAACACGGATCCGGTGGGAAACGACAGAGACCAGTTCTTTCCCTGGCTTTCTGTGGACAACAAGGGGAGGGTCAACGTCATCTGGTACGATGCGAGAAGAGACCCGGGCAACAGATGGCTCGAGGTCTGGGGAGCAGTCTCGAGGGATGGCGGGCAGAGCTTTGACACGAACTTCCTGATATCGGACGTTTCCTTTGATCCATGCCTGGACACCTTCCTTGGAGACTATAACGGAGTCGTGGCCACGCCGAATGACAGGATCTTTCCGCTATGGAGCGACCTGCGCAGCGGCGAGGAGGATGTCTATACTAACGATACGAGAAACTTTGACCTTGATGAGGTTAAAAATCTGGCGGTCCAAGGGAAAAACCCAACGGAGCTATCATGGGAAAGCCAGGATCCGAAATTCGGCGCCGAGACGAACTATGACGTCATCTCGGGGCTGTTAGGCGAACTCAGCGTGGATAGGAATTTTTCCCGCTCCATCTGTCTGTCCAACGACGTTCCGGACACTCCTTTCAACGACACAAGGGCGGACCCTCAGGAAGGTGACGGGTTTTACTATCTTGTCAGATCGCAGAAGGGTAGCAGCTACGGAAGTTTCGGGGACGGCACGGGTCATCCGAACGCGAGAGACGACCTGGATGAATCAGCTCCCTGTCCGTAA